CTTCTGAGCGTGGCATGGTCAGCAGCGTCAGCACGCCGACAACAGCAATCAGAAGGAAAATGATTAGGGTGAACTGATAATTTTTAACAGCGAAACTGGTAATTTTCATTGCTTTGAGATTACTGTATTATTTTAATGGTAGATTCTTCGTTCAGGTAGGCACTATTGGAAACAACCACCTGGTCGGTCGGTTTGAGCCCCTCTTTCAGATACACCGTTTTGTTATCGAAACTGGCAATGTCAACAGGCACCTTTTTTACTTTTGAGGTGCCATTCAAAATGAAGGCGTAGGCGCTGTATCCGTCCGCCTCCACCAACGCATCATAAGGGATGCTCATCACATGCTGCGCTTTGCCGGTAGCGATCTGCGCTTTGCCAAACATACCCACGGCAGGGCTGATGTCAGTCAGTTTCAATTTTAATTCGACCTGAAAAGAGGCTGCGGCCGCATCCGAGGTTTGAGATTTGCGAAAAACGTAGGCATCAATCTCTCTGTCCGGATAGCCGTCCAGCGTAACCACTGCTTTTTGACCCGCGGAAACAGCAGCCCACTCCTTATCGGTAAGTCCTACCCTGAGAAGAAAGCTTTTATCCTGTTTGGTCTCATTGATCACAAGGACCGGGCTGCCCGCTGCGATCACCTCGCCTTCCGAGGCCAGCCGCTGGGCTACAAAACCATCGGATGCAGCGTAAATCCTGGAATACTGCTCGTTGAAGGAAACGGTCTCATCCCCTTTTTTGGCGATATCCAAAAGCGTCTTGGTATTCTGCAGCTGTTCTTTGGTATACACACTGTCGCGGTACAGATTCACCGCCCGGTCGTAATCGCGCTGCGCTTTTTCTACATTCAGATTCGACTGGCTAAGCCCCGCTGCAATTTCTGTGGCGTTCAAAACAGCCAATAGCTGCCCCTTTTTGAAAGATTGTCCTTCCTCGACCAGAATGCGGCTGATCACCCCGCCTATTTTAAAGCCGTACTTGGCTTCGTGCTCTGTGCTGACAAGACCTGTGGCAGTGATATTGCCCGAAACGTCAAGGGCGCTGACCGCTGACACTTTTACAGGAACCGCTTCCCGGTCATCAAAATGGACTTCCTGCTTGGGCGTCAGCTTACAGCCCACAAAGGCCGCGGCACCCAAAATCAATAATGGTATCGTTTTCATATAATCTATTTTTTTGAATTAGTTGAAAGTAAAACTGGCATTGGCGCGCTCGATCGAAGCATGGGCAATCCAGATGTCGAACAGCGCGATATTGGCATCCAGGCGGGCGTTGATCAACTGGTTTTGCGCATCAAGAAGCTCGATGTAAATTGCTACACCTTCCCGGTATAGTTTCAGCTCATCGTTGTAGTAGGTCTGGGCGGTTTTAAGCTGCGACTGGGCGGATTGGTACTGGGCTACTGCACTCTGCATCTGG
The nucleotide sequence above comes from Dyadobacter subterraneus. Encoded proteins:
- a CDS encoding efflux RND transporter periplasmic adaptor subunit, whose translation is MKTIPLLILGAAAFVGCKLTPKQEVHFDDREAVPVKVSAVSALDVSGNITATGLVSTEHEAKYGFKIGGVISRILVEEGQSFKKGQLLAVLNATEIAAGLSQSNLNVEKAQRDYDRAVNLYRDSVYTKEQLQNTKTLLDIAKKGDETVSFNEQYSRIYAASDGFVAQRLASEGEVIAAGSPVLVINETKQDKSFLLRVGLTDKEWAAVSAGQKAVVTLDGYPDREIDAYVFRKSQTSDAAAASFQVELKLKLTDISPAVGMFGKAQIATGKAQHVMSIPYDALVEADGYSAYAFILNGTSKVKKVPVDIASFDNKTVYLKEGLKPTDQVVVSNSAYLNEESTIKIIQ